A single window of Methanosphaera sp. DNA harbors:
- a CDS encoding YhgE/Pip family protein: MIKNIKEIINKDLRAMFKNPVVTVVLIALIILPSLYSIVNIYSCWDPYEDTDNMEFIIVNNDNPVTVNGTTYDYGSKVVSSLQENDKFNWIYKDEDEARDLIKNGSNYAAIIIPAGFTEDILSVQSGNPQQATIQYITNDKTSPVAPKITSNAANKVNNEISDSIMEQYAMQNYQPVVAQQAAAAQMAQSSAAQSANQTTANAQANAQMANQTASAQMANQSTAAQATNQSISNAQSYFHSPTVLSNYSYYEADNYGQQVTPFYTALALWVGCIILIALLSTTAGKDEEKYRPVEVYLGKLGLFAIMNILQTVVMFIALNLLGVTMVDPTMTFISMFIIGLSFMILTYTLVSLFGNVGKAIAIIILVFQISGTNGIYPIQIMAPALQSLMPFLPMTYAIAMLKDAIFGIIWPSFIGNVTCLLIFPIAAIILGFIAKEKLDKNCKYANKKLEESDIFQ; this comes from the coding sequence ATGATAAAGAATATTAAAGAAATAATCAATAAAGATTTAAGAGCTATGTTTAAAAACCCCGTAGTTACGGTTGTTCTTATAGCTTTAATTATTCTTCCATCATTATATTCAATTGTAAACATCTACAGTTGTTGGGATCCATATGAAGATACAGATAATATGGAATTTATCATAGTAAACAACGATAATCCAGTAACTGTAAATGGTACAACATATGATTATGGAAGTAAGGTAGTATCTTCACTGCAAGAGAATGATAAGTTTAATTGGATCTATAAAGATGAAGATGAAGCACGAGATCTGATTAAAAATGGAAGTAATTATGCTGCCATTATAATTCCTGCAGGTTTCACAGAAGATATTTTATCTGTTCAATCTGGAAATCCACAACAGGCAACAATACAATATATTACAAACGATAAAACAAGTCCTGTAGCACCAAAAATAACATCTAATGCTGCAAACAAAGTTAACAATGAAATTAGTGATTCAATAATGGAACAGTATGCAATGCAGAATTATCAACCTGTAGTTGCACAACAAGCTGCAGCAGCACAGATGGCACAAAGTTCAGCAGCACAATCTGCTAATCAGACCACAGCAAATGCTCAGGCAAATGCACAGATGGCAAACCAGACAGCTTCAGCTCAGATGGCAAATCAAAGCACTGCTGCTCAAGCTACAAACCAAAGTATTAGTAATGCTCAAAGTTATTTCCACTCACCAACAGTGTTAAGTAACTACAGCTACTATGAAGCTGACAATTATGGTCAACAAGTTACACCATTTTACACAGCTCTTGCTCTTTGGGTAGGTTGTATTATTCTTATTGCTCTTCTTTCAACAACAGCTGGAAAAGATGAAGAAAAATACAGACCTGTTGAAGTATATCTTGGAAAATTAGGATTATTTGCAATCATGAATATATTACAAACTGTTGTAATGTTTATTGCACTTAATTTACTTGGAGTAACAATGGTTGATCCTACTATGACATTTATTTCAATGTTCATTATAGGTTTATCATTTATGATATTAACATATACACTTGTTTCCTTATTTGGAAATGTTGGAAAAGCTATTGCAATTATTATTCTTGTATTCCAAATTTCAGGTACAAATGGTATTTATCCAATTCAAATTATGGCACCAGCACTTCAATCACTTATGCCATTTTTACCAATGACATATGCTATTGCTATGCTTAAAGATGCAATCTTTGGTATTATTTGGCCATCATTTATTGGTAATGTAACATGTTTACTTATATTCCCAATTGCTGCAATCATATTAGGTTTCATAGCAAAAGAAAAACTTGATAAGAATTGTAAATATGCAAATAAAAAACTTGAAGAAAGTGACATATTCCAATA